From Alkalibacter saccharofermentans DSM 14828, the proteins below share one genomic window:
- a CDS encoding MFS transporter, protein MGSKTLGRGESSEKNIWLYSTGNLANNLIFMMVAMYIMYYYTNILGISAMAAGAIFMVARLVDAFTDPIMGMIVDRTNTKMGKYRPFIIFGAPFLGIALVMLFTTPNLSAGGKLAYAYISYIFYSLTWTCVQIPQLALPIILSNSIARRTRVQAVFQTLGAIGAVAVQSGAILMLERFGGLDDPGAWTTVAIIFAIVSTILFILSAMSVNKLDVYNPNSSDKMKRDKITMRQRFNAVAKNRALLCVLVAFSTDMFAFQIANSMRIYFFQYNMGGRMDLMVYLGYVGLVASLIMLFVIGPFAKKMGKRIGIMVVESICIVLALVLLFAAPRQNVPLVMISLVGTTFLFSFTNLLSRAAVLDSANYVEVRDGVANNALISSTLTFMNKVAQAISAFFAGTILTFTGYNASLAQQSDGTLRTILYLMTLVPIAAYIFSVVGMYFYPLSKKGEIELEEQIRKIREEEYRLEDEARALLSTDV, encoded by the coding sequence ATGGGATCAAAAACACTTGGAAGAGGAGAATCTTCTGAAAAAAACATTTGGCTTTATTCTACAGGAAATTTGGCAAATAATCTTATCTTTATGATGGTTGCAATGTACATCATGTATTACTATACAAATATATTGGGCATATCAGCTATGGCGGCAGGTGCGATTTTCATGGTTGCCAGACTGGTTGATGCATTTACAGATCCAATTATGGGTATGATTGTTGATAGAACCAATACAAAAATGGGTAAATATAGACCATTTATAATTTTTGGAGCGCCTTTTTTAGGGATAGCGCTAGTAATGCTTTTTACAACACCTAATCTTAGTGCTGGGGGAAAACTTGCATATGCTTATATTTCGTATATTTTTTATTCACTTACTTGGACATGTGTTCAGATACCGCAATTAGCACTGCCAATTATACTTTCTAACAGTATCGCACGACGTACAAGAGTACAAGCCGTATTCCAAACTTTAGGTGCAATTGGTGCTGTTGCAGTTCAGTCTGGAGCAATCTTGATGCTTGAAAGATTTGGCGGCCTTGACGATCCTGGTGCATGGACTACAGTAGCGATTATATTTGCAATAGTTTCAACAATACTATTTATATTATCGGCAATGTCTGTAAACAAGCTTGATGTGTATAATCCTAATTCAAGTGACAAGATGAAAAGAGATAAGATAACCATGCGCCAAAGGTTTAATGCTGTAGCGAAAAACAGAGCATTACTATGCGTATTGGTAGCATTTAGTACGGATATGTTTGCATTTCAAATAGCAAACTCTATGAGAATTTATTTCTTCCAGTACAATATGGGTGGAAGAATGGACTTAATGGTATATTTGGGATATGTTGGCTTGGTGGCATCATTAATCATGCTATTCGTTATAGGTCCATTTGCCAAGAAAATGGGTAAAAGAATCGGCATTATGGTAGTAGAATCAATATGTATAGTACTGGCCTTAGTGTTACTATTTGCAGCACCAAGGCAGAATGTGCCCTTGGTAATGATTTCACTTGTAGGAACCACTTTCCTATTCAGCTTTACAAACCTCTTAAGCCGTGCGGCAGTATTGGATTCTGCGAATTATGTTGAAGTAAGAGATGGTGTAGCAAATAATGCCTTAATCTCTTCAACTCTTACATTTATGAATAAAGTAGCTCAAGCCATTAGCGCTTTTTTCGCAGGAACCATCCTTACTTTTACTGGGTATAATGCAAGCCTGGCACAGCAATCCGATGGTACCTTGAGAACTATATTGTATCTTATGACATTGGTTCCAATTGCAGCATATATATTCTCTGTTGTAGGAATGTATTTTTATCCATTAAGTAAAAAAGGTGAAATAGAGTTAGAAGAACAGATAAGAAAAATTAGAGAAGAAGAGTATAGGTTGGAAGATGAAGCACGAGCACTGCTTTCAACAGATGTATAA
- a CDS encoding ROK family transcriptional regulator, whose translation MLKLENKGKSQTKSRNKIKVFNYIWEKESVSRTDISKELKISAPSVTRIVNSLIKDKFIKEVGSIKTSVGRSPVKLEVNKNARYIIGISITKSKIHIVLTNLGREILYKETEKLNISKEEDLLRTIESKVDNLLADAKVDSKKILGIGVATTGVVDFDNGIIEVWPPDKSIKNIMVKQYLESKYKIFVRVDNNINVLLFGEYWFKDHLNGERVEDLVCVFCGEGVGSSILINGQIIRGYNNNAGEIAHMKIEQNGKLCTCGQNGCLEAYISIPSMENDYNRLTLKADSFEEICLKANQDDKIAKKILHEALSKLAIAISNINVLINPEMLIVSGDIFEYFEEAMEYLKSEAEKNNFNVKLNELKWSKKPRREFMIEFNATALIYEEILKID comes from the coding sequence ATGCTTAAATTAGAAAACAAAGGCAAATCTCAAACCAAATCAAGAAATAAGATTAAAGTTTTTAATTATATATGGGAAAAAGAATCTGTTTCAAGGACGGACATAAGCAAAGAATTGAAAATATCAGCACCTTCAGTTACAAGAATCGTAAATTCGCTAATTAAAGATAAATTTATAAAAGAAGTTGGCTCAATTAAGACAAGTGTTGGAAGAAGTCCGGTTAAGCTAGAAGTGAATAAAAATGCCAGGTATATAATAGGTATAAGCATAACAAAGTCAAAAATACATATAGTTTTGACTAATCTGGGCAGAGAGATTTTGTACAAAGAAACCGAGAAGTTAAATATCTCTAAAGAGGAAGATTTGCTTCGGACAATTGAATCAAAAGTTGATAATTTGCTGGCTGATGCAAAAGTAGATTCCAAAAAAATTTTAGGAATAGGTGTCGCCACTACGGGTGTCGTAGATTTTGATAATGGAATAATAGAAGTTTGGCCGCCGGATAAGAGTATTAAGAATATAATGGTTAAGCAATACTTAGAGTCAAAATACAAAATATTCGTAAGGGTTGATAACAACATCAATGTTCTGCTATTTGGAGAGTATTGGTTTAAAGATCATTTGAATGGTGAAAGAGTCGAGGACTTAGTTTGCGTATTCTGCGGTGAGGGTGTTGGTTCCAGCATATTGATTAATGGACAAATAATAAGAGGGTATAATAATAATGCTGGCGAGATCGCTCATATGAAGATAGAACAAAACGGCAAGTTATGTACGTGCGGGCAGAATGGTTGTTTAGAGGCGTATATATCTATACCAAGCATGGAAAATGACTATAATAGACTGACCCTAAAGGCTGACTCTTTTGAGGAGATTTGCTTAAAAGCAAACCAAGATGATAAAATTGCAAAAAAAATACTGCATGAAGCACTTTCTAAATTAGCTATTGCCATAAGCAATATCAATGTTTTAATAAATCCTGAGATGCTTATAGTGTCAGGTGATATTTTTGAATACTTCGAAGAAGCGATGGAATATCTAAAATCGGAGGCAGAAAAAAACAATTTTAATGTTAAGCTAAATGAACTCAAATGGAGCAAAAAGCCACGAAGAGAGTTCATGATAGAATTTAATGCGACTGCGTTGATATATGAAGAAATCCTAAAGATAGACTAA
- a CDS encoding glucose-6-phosphate isomerase has protein sequence MKSITIDYSYLKSFISGEDVNNEIKDNRKVIEDIIKGKADNENVLGWIDVDKHAGEELIQRIEKTAKNIRETSDAFLLIGVGGSNQGARAAIKAFDKEQKPEIIYTGNTLSPIYMNKVLKDIEEKSVYANIIAKNFATLEPGISFRMIRNKMESMYGRDDAAKRIIATGSPNGSSLENLSNEKGYEFYDFPEDIGGRYSVITAVGLLPMAVAGIDIREVVRGAKDMAKSIKTLPLEENPAVVYPAIRNILYKKGYSVEVLAHFEPLFEYFTKWWVQLFGESEGKDNKGIFPAACSFSEDLHSLGQYIQDGKKNLFETFLNLEDQMESCPISEDESTIDYFDYLDGKDFSELNKVAFDATIKAHSEGGIPAMVFNIPKLTPYYFGQLFYLFEYSCYISGVLLGVNPFDQPGVEAYKNEMFASLKKEKEEIAV, from the coding sequence ATGAAGTCAATTACTATCGATTATTCGTATCTAAAAAGTTTTATATCAGGCGAAGACGTCAATAACGAGATAAAAGACAATAGAAAAGTTATAGAAGATATTATTAAAGGCAAAGCAGACAATGAAAATGTACTCGGATGGATAGACGTAGACAAGCATGCCGGAGAAGAATTGATTCAAAGAATAGAAAAAACTGCTAAGAATATCAGGGAAACTTCCGATGCTTTCTTGCTAATCGGCGTAGGTGGATCGAATCAAGGTGCAAGAGCGGCTATTAAAGCTTTTGATAAAGAACAAAAACCAGAAATTATTTATACAGGAAATACACTGTCTCCAATATATATGAATAAAGTTTTAAAAGACATCGAAGAAAAATCAGTTTATGCAAATATTATAGCTAAAAATTTTGCTACCCTTGAACCGGGAATATCATTCAGGATGATCAGAAATAAAATGGAATCCATGTATGGCAGAGATGATGCAGCTAAGAGGATCATAGCTACAGGGTCACCAAATGGCAGCTCCCTTGAGAATCTTTCTAATGAAAAGGGTTATGAATTTTATGATTTCCCAGAAGATATCGGTGGCAGATATTCAGTGATTACAGCCGTAGGTCTGCTCCCTATGGCTGTTGCGGGAATCGACATAAGAGAGGTTGTTCGAGGCGCTAAGGATATGGCAAAATCAATCAAGACACTTCCGCTAGAGGAGAACCCCGCGGTAGTATACCCTGCAATCAGGAATATTCTTTATAAAAAAGGATATTCAGTTGAAGTCCTTGCTCATTTCGAGCCTCTGTTCGAGTACTTTACCAAATGGTGGGTACAGCTTTTTGGAGAGAGCGAAGGTAAAGATAATAAAGGGATTTTTCCAGCGGCTTGTTCTTTCAGTGAGGACCTTCACTCGTTGGGACAATATATACAAGATGGGAAAAAGAATCTATTTGAGACTTTCTTGAATTTAGAAGACCAAATGGAGTCATGCCCTATATCTGAAGATGAGTCTACAATAGATTATTTTGATTATTTAGATGGCAAAGATTTTAGCGAGCTTAACAAAGTGGCGTTTGATGCAACTATAAAGGCACATTCAGAAGGTGGAATACCTGCAATGGTGTTCAACATACCAAAACTGACACCATATTATTTTGGACAGCTTTTTTACTTGTTTGAGTACAGCTGCTATATTTCAGGAGTTCTGCTTGGAGTAAATCCATTTGATCAACCTGGAGTAGA
- a CDS encoding class II fructose-bisphosphate aldolase, giving the protein MPIVPLRPLLETSNKYGFAHGGFNVNSVAQAKAVIEVHSMFRSAAILQAADLANGFMGGKADFLNATLEDKKKGAKNIATAVKKYADQVDIPVVLHLDHGKDFESVKAAIDNGYSSVMIDGSHLEFDQNVELTREVVKYAHERGVSVEGELGILAGVEDNIFSNESTYTNPMKVCEFFKKTGVDCLAISYGTAHGPNKGKDTKIRKEIAIASKENLRHEGIFGTLVSHGSSTVPQYIVNEINDLGGNIQNAYGISIDQLKSVTKHGIGKINIDTDIRLAITRNIREYFNFNPNKKASESLKDIWSIMKAKPDAFDPRAYLTPIIDVLMYGETKDLDVIEILDCIERGVKEVAGTLIVEFGSVGYAPKIEMITLDEMAELYKKGIK; this is encoded by the coding sequence ATGCCAATCGTACCACTAAGACCATTACTAGAAACATCCAATAAATACGGATTTGCCCATGGCGGATTTAACGTAAATTCCGTAGCGCAGGCAAAAGCTGTAATAGAAGTTCATAGCATGTTTAGATCGGCGGCAATATTGCAGGCTGCAGATTTGGCAAATGGATTTATGGGTGGCAAAGCTGATTTTTTAAATGCGACACTTGAAGATAAGAAAAAAGGCGCAAAGAATATTGCCACTGCTGTTAAAAAATATGCAGATCAGGTTGACATTCCGGTAGTACTTCATTTAGATCACGGTAAAGATTTTGAATCCGTGAAGGCAGCTATAGATAACGGTTATTCTTCTGTCATGATAGATGGGTCTCATTTAGAATTTGATCAAAACGTAGAACTTACTAGAGAGGTCGTAAAGTACGCCCATGAGAGAGGAGTAAGTGTTGAGGGAGAGCTTGGCATACTTGCTGGAGTTGAAGATAATATCTTTTCAAATGAGTCCACTTACACTAATCCTATGAAGGTATGTGAATTTTTCAAAAAAACTGGCGTAGATTGCTTGGCGATATCCTATGGCACAGCTCATGGACCAAATAAAGGCAAGGACACAAAGATTAGAAAAGAGATTGCAATTGCATCAAAAGAGAACTTAAGACACGAAGGTATCTTTGGGACGTTGGTATCTCATGGATCTTCTACCGTTCCTCAGTATATCGTAAATGAGATAAACGACCTAGGAGGCAATATCCAAAATGCTTATGGAATATCTATAGATCAATTGAAATCGGTGACCAAACATGGAATTGGAAAGATTAATATCGATACTGATATTAGACTTGCTATAACAAGAAATATAAGGGAGTATTTTAACTTTAATCCAAATAAAAAAGCGAGCGAGTCACTCAAGGATATCTGGTCAATAATGAAAGCGAAACCGGACGCATTTGACCCAAGAGCATATCTAACGCCTATTATAGATGTGTTGATGTATGGGGAAACTAAAGATTTAGACGTCATTGAGATTCTAGACTGCATAGAAAGAGGAGTAAAGGAAGTTGCAGGAACATTGATAGTAGAATTTGGCTCAGTTGGTTATGCTCCTAAAATCGAAATGATAACCCTTGATGAAATGGCGGAATTATATAAAAAAGGAATAAAATAA
- a CDS encoding 6-phosphofructokinase gives MNSNLLVVHGGGPTAVINSSLYGVLVEAKNHKEINKIYGAAGGTQGILDEKLLLLSDLPQEEIEKLLQTPASAIGTSRTPLYEEEYEKMVEVLKKYKIKYVLFNGGNGTMDTCGKLYDKAKEHGISVIGIPKTIDNDISVTDHCPGFGSAARYIAQTVAEIGQDVKSMPIHVSIIEAMGRNAGWITAASALAKKNDEDAPHLVYLPECPFNEEKFLEDVQRMHERHGGVVVVASEGLKDKDGNPIVKPIFESERAVYFGDVSTHLAQLVIEKLGIKARSEKPGIAGRASISLQSKVDRDEAVQVGKEAVKAALEGKTGVMVGFERTKKNYECKTLLIPIEEVMLNEKIMPKNFINAEQNGITEDFVKWCKPLIGEDLLEFAWFNK, from the coding sequence ATGAATTCAAATTTACTTGTTGTGCATGGAGGCGGTCCAACAGCTGTTATCAATTCTTCACTATATGGAGTGTTGGTTGAGGCCAAAAACCATAAAGAGATCAATAAAATATACGGGGCTGCAGGAGGCACTCAAGGAATACTGGATGAGAAGCTGTTGTTGCTTAGCGATCTTCCGCAGGAAGAAATAGAAAAGCTATTGCAGACACCTGCATCTGCCATTGGGACATCTAGGACGCCACTGTATGAAGAAGAATACGAAAAAATGGTAGAAGTCTTAAAAAAGTATAAAATCAAATATGTTTTATTCAATGGCGGCAACGGAACTATGGATACTTGCGGCAAGCTTTACGATAAAGCAAAAGAGCATGGGATAAGTGTCATAGGAATACCAAAGACTATTGACAATGACATATCTGTAACGGATCATTGTCCAGGCTTTGGTAGCGCAGCTAGATACATAGCCCAAACGGTTGCAGAGATAGGTCAAGATGTAAAATCCATGCCTATACATGTAAGTATCATTGAGGCCATGGGCAGAAATGCCGGATGGATTACTGCGGCTTCGGCATTGGCTAAAAAAAATGATGAAGATGCTCCACACCTTGTTTATTTGCCGGAATGTCCATTTAATGAAGAAAAATTTTTAGAAGACGTACAACGGATGCACGAAAGACATGGGGGTGTCGTAGTTGTAGCTAGCGAAGGGCTTAAGGACAAAGATGGAAACCCTATAGTGAAACCGATTTTTGAGTCTGAAAGAGCTGTTTATTTTGGAGATGTCAGCACGCATTTAGCTCAACTGGTAATTGAAAAGCTTGGTATCAAGGCTAGAAGCGAAAAGCCTGGAATCGCAGGAAGAGCGTCAATTTCATTGCAGTCCAAGGTTGACAGAGATGAAGCAGTGCAGGTAGGGAAAGAAGCTGTAAAGGCTGCTTTAGAAGGAAAGACCGGTGTGATGGTAGGATTTGAAAGGACTAAAAAAAATTATGAATGCAAAACCCTTTTAATACCCATAGAAGAAGTAATGCTAAATGAAAAAATAATGCCTAAAAACTTTATAAATGCTGAACAAAATGGCATAACAGAGGATTTTGTCAAATGGTGCAAACCCCTTATCGGTGAGGATTTACTGGAATTTGCATGGTTTAACAAGTGA
- a CDS encoding sulfite exporter TauE/SafE family protein, which translates to MIEGILFFLIILIGGVIQSSTGFGFAIFAMSLLPIIMPFKTAVIAVLCASIVMMVSIVIKLRKSINYKLMLWPVISAMFGRWIGITILTTADEKILFKMLAVILIAFAAYFTAFSERTTISPGRKNGMIAGTISGVLGGLANVGGPPLVAYFYSVCDDKEEYMASIQATFLISGLSSFAMNAAYGNITFEVLKLSLIGSVAILIGSYIGLNIFKLINQIVLRRLINSFMVIMGVIMLIKY; encoded by the coding sequence GTGATTGAAGGAATCTTGTTTTTTCTCATCATACTGATTGGTGGGGTAATTCAATCATCTACGGGCTTCGGTTTTGCAATTTTTGCAATGAGCTTATTGCCGATAATAATGCCATTCAAAACTGCGGTGATAGCAGTACTATGTGCATCGATAGTCATGATGGTGAGTATTGTTATTAAACTTAGAAAAAGCATCAATTACAAATTGATGCTTTGGCCGGTGATCTCAGCGATGTTTGGAAGATGGATAGGCATAACGATACTGACAACAGCAGATGAAAAAATCTTGTTCAAGATGCTCGCAGTTATACTTATTGCATTTGCAGCTTACTTTACCGCATTTAGCGAAAGAACAACGATTAGCCCGGGCAGGAAAAACGGCATGATAGCAGGAACTATAAGCGGTGTTCTTGGAGGCTTAGCCAATGTAGGAGGCCCTCCCCTAGTAGCGTATTTCTATTCGGTTTGTGATGATAAAGAAGAATACATGGCATCTATACAGGCAACTTTTTTAATCAGTGGATTAAGCTCATTTGCAATGAACGCTGCATACGGCAACATAACTTTTGAAGTACTAAAACTTTCATTAATAGGTTCCGTTGCAATATTGATTGGCAGTTACATAGGCCTGAATATTTTCAAACTTATTAATCAAATAGTGTTAAGAAGACTTATCAACTCTTTCATGGTAATCATGGGAGTGATCATGTTAATAAAATATTAG
- a CDS encoding sulfatase-like hydrolase/transferase yields the protein MKKKPNIVIINPDQMRADTLAHLGNEASITPNLDALAKEGVSFSNAFCQNPVCTPSRCSFMTGWYPHVRGHRSMEYMLHDDEPNLLRNLKNSGYHVWLNQRNDLFPAQYPEKYAKYCDTYFRLPESPDSLPRDNWRGEKGESNYYSFFRGKVPPHKNLDRIWTEGAVEFIQEYDEEKPFCIFLPLMLPHPVYKVSDPFYSNVNRDKIQKRILPPDGFTGKPKIEKELNKLFNMDSWTEEQYKELRAVYLGMCNEVDFFTGMVIDALKAKGIYDNTVIFVFSDHGDYTGDYGLVEKAQNCFEDCLTNVPFIVKLPKEMGRRKGISDELVELIDFYATVEEIADLETTHQHFGKSLVPYLQKNEEELRDAVFSEGGFRVGESYCSETGGPNGLTEENLYYPRLSLQLSNEFTYNGKAVMCRTKEYKYIKRLYEEDEFYDLRNDPEEVSNVINDENYKDEILVLKERLLTHYLDTCDVVPLNKDKRMDSDFIELLYKK from the coding sequence ATGAAAAAAAAGCCAAACATTGTCATAATAAATCCCGATCAGATGAGAGCAGATACTTTAGCTCATTTAGGCAACGAGGCAAGCATCACCCCAAACCTTGATGCCTTGGCAAAGGAAGGAGTGTCTTTTTCTAATGCATTCTGTCAAAATCCGGTGTGTACGCCCTCCAGATGCAGCTTCATGACCGGATGGTATCCTCATGTCAGGGGGCATAGGTCCATGGAATACATGCTCCATGATGATGAGCCTAATCTTTTAAGAAATCTTAAAAACAGTGGATACCATGTATGGTTAAATCAAAGAAATGATTTGTTTCCTGCACAATATCCTGAAAAATACGCAAAATACTGTGATACATATTTTAGGTTGCCAGAATCTCCGGATTCGCTTCCAAGAGATAACTGGAGGGGCGAAAAAGGTGAGTCCAACTACTATTCATTTTTTAGAGGAAAGGTGCCCCCACACAAAAACTTGGATAGGATTTGGACAGAAGGAGCAGTAGAATTCATACAGGAATATGATGAAGAGAAGCCGTTTTGCATATTTTTGCCATTGATGTTGCCGCACCCAGTTTATAAAGTAAGCGATCCCTTTTACAGTAATGTAAACAGGGACAAGATACAAAAAAGAATTTTGCCTCCGGATGGCTTCACGGGAAAACCTAAAATTGAGAAAGAATTAAACAAACTTTTCAACATGGACAGCTGGACAGAAGAGCAGTATAAAGAATTAAGAGCTGTTTATCTTGGTATGTGCAATGAAGTGGATTTTTTTACAGGAATGGTAATAGATGCATTAAAAGCTAAAGGAATATACGATAATACTGTCATATTTGTATTTAGCGATCACGGCGATTATACAGGTGATTATGGCCTGGTTGAAAAAGCACAAAATTGTTTCGAAGATTGTCTAACTAATGTTCCTTTTATAGTTAAGCTTCCTAAGGAAATGGGTAGAAGAAAAGGAATTAGTGACGAATTGGTTGAGCTAATAGATTTTTATGCCACGGTTGAAGAAATTGCAGATTTAGAAACTACCCACCAGCACTTTGGGAAGTCTTTGGTACCGTATTTGCAAAAAAATGAAGAAGAATTAAGAGATGCGGTTTTTTCTGAAGGAGGATTCAGAGTAGGAGAGTCTTATTGTAGCGAAACAGGCGGTCCAAATGGGTTGACAGAAGAAAATCTATACTACCCAAGGTTATCACTACAGTTATCTAATGAATTTACATATAACGGCAAAGCTGTGATGTGTAGGACCAAAGAGTACAAATATATAAAGAGATTGTATGAAGAAGACGAATTTTATGACTTGAGAAACGATCCAGAAGAAGTAAGCAATGTAATAAATGACGAAAATTATAAAGATGAAATATTAGTGTTAAAAGAAAGACTTCTAACACACTACTTAGATACATGTGACGTCGTTCCATTAAATAAAGATAAAAGAATGGATTCAGATTTTATTGAACTGCTTTATAAAAAATGA